One genomic window of Stieleria sp. JC731 includes the following:
- a CDS encoding ATP-binding protein produces MSEFFQKLFDTDDFPARWHCGNWSDFLGWLHIVSDLATFCAYFAIPIALIYFARKRKDFPYPRLFWLFASFILACGTVHAIEAIIFWHPIYRISGLVKAVMAVVSCTTVVVLIRHMPQLMKLPSIAATIDQLKEEIVHREETEAKLREAKDRHDAILRGTRSIIWTADPEGEFITPQISWERYTGQTWEQHKAAGWLNVIHEDDRAQLARNWQRAVAQGALYQTTGRIWHNDSRTYRRFIVEAVPVHNADGTTREWVGTISDVEDQYQAETSLGVIRTELERQKRELELIYQAAPVGMCLVDTDRCFLRVNEALAEIDGLSIDDHIGRHIDEVVPTLTSQLDPIYQQVFETGQEMVGIEIVGKTSVSPERRTWLASFYPLWLASDGDVEQTDGSVTAVSAIIQDITERKAQERRLKKSEKAAQAASRSKSEFLANMSHEIRTPMSAILGYADVLLGHLADPDNRNCVLIMKRNGEYLLELINDILDLSRIEAGKLDIDPQDCMLPELVADIQSLMQVRAEEKGVEFDIRFDGKVPRVISADPKRLRQVLINLIGNAIKFTEEGRVVLKVKFLRDELPRVEFAVEDTGIGMTEEQIERLFKPFSQGDSSVRRKFGGSGLGLAISHRLVDMMQGEMDLQSDFGEGSTFYVRLPLEPDGQLELIRPSLVVRQAPEEPVSRKMPRLSAKVLVVDDRRDIRHISQHFLEKAGANVVTAEDGGEAIRVVSDMLGQGDMFDLIVMDMQMPNVDGLEATARLRSMGVDWPIIALTADAMKGDRQRCLNAGCDDYLSKPIDHAKLVAMAVRYTQELDRETLRMRRKDRADQLKDELDDRV; encoded by the coding sequence ATGTCCGAATTTTTTCAAAAGCTTTTCGACACCGACGATTTCCCCGCTCGGTGGCACTGTGGAAACTGGTCTGACTTCCTCGGCTGGCTACACATTGTTTCCGATCTGGCAACTTTTTGTGCCTACTTTGCGATTCCGATCGCGCTAATTTATTTCGCACGCAAGCGGAAAGACTTTCCCTATCCCAGGCTGTTTTGGTTGTTCGCTTCGTTCATCCTGGCCTGTGGGACGGTGCACGCGATCGAAGCGATCATTTTCTGGCATCCCATCTACCGCATCTCGGGCTTGGTCAAAGCTGTGATGGCTGTCGTCTCTTGCACCACCGTGGTGGTTTTGATTCGACACATGCCTCAGTTGATGAAGCTTCCTTCAATCGCGGCAACGATCGATCAGCTGAAAGAAGAGATTGTTCATCGTGAAGAAACAGAGGCGAAGCTTCGTGAAGCCAAGGATCGCCATGATGCAATTTTGCGAGGTACACGCAGTATCATTTGGACGGCGGATCCCGAAGGCGAATTCATCACGCCACAGATTTCTTGGGAACGTTATACCGGCCAGACTTGGGAGCAGCACAAAGCGGCAGGTTGGTTAAACGTCATTCACGAAGACGACCGCGCACAGCTTGCTCGAAATTGGCAGCGTGCTGTCGCTCAAGGGGCGCTGTACCAGACCACTGGGCGAATTTGGCATAACGACAGCCGGACTTACCGGCGATTCATTGTCGAAGCCGTGCCCGTGCACAATGCCGATGGAACGACTCGCGAATGGGTCGGAACGATCAGCGATGTCGAAGATCAGTATCAGGCCGAAACGAGCCTCGGCGTCATTCGCACCGAACTTGAACGTCAGAAACGTGAGCTGGAACTGATCTATCAGGCGGCGCCGGTGGGAATGTGCCTTGTTGATACCGACCGATGTTTTCTACGGGTGAACGAAGCGCTCGCGGAGATTGACGGTCTTTCAATCGACGACCATATCGGTCGGCACATTGATGAAGTCGTGCCAACACTGACAAGTCAGCTCGATCCGATTTACCAGCAAGTGTTCGAAACCGGACAGGAAATGGTTGGCATCGAGATCGTCGGAAAGACATCCGTCTCGCCCGAGCGTCGGACTTGGCTCGCGAGTTTCTACCCGCTTTGGCTGGCATCCGATGGTGATGTTGAGCAAACCGATGGATCGGTCACCGCAGTCAGTGCGATCATCCAAGACATCACCGAACGCAAGGCGCAAGAGCGGCGGTTGAAGAAAAGCGAAAAGGCTGCCCAAGCGGCCAGTCGGAGCAAAAGCGAATTCCTGGCAAACATGAGTCACGAGATTCGCACTCCGATGTCGGCGATCCTCGGATACGCTGACGTGTTGCTTGGGCATCTCGCCGATCCAGACAATCGAAATTGCGTTTTGATCATGAAACGCAACGGCGAATATTTGCTTGAATTGATCAACGACATTCTAGACCTATCCCGCATCGAAGCAGGCAAGCTGGACATCGACCCGCAAGATTGCATGTTGCCCGAACTGGTAGCCGATATCCAATCTTTGATGCAGGTCCGGGCCGAAGAAAAGGGTGTGGAATTCGATATCCGTTTCGACGGCAAAGTCCCACGGGTGATTAGTGCCGATCCCAAACGTTTGCGACAGGTGTTGATCAATTTGATCGGCAATGCGATCAAGTTTACCGAAGAAGGTCGAGTCGTCCTGAAAGTCAAATTCCTTCGTGACGAATTACCACGTGTGGAATTCGCCGTTGAAGACACTGGGATCGGAATGACCGAGGAGCAAATCGAACGTTTGTTCAAGCCATTCTCGCAGGGCGATTCATCGGTTCGGCGAAAATTTGGAGGCAGCGGTCTGGGCTTAGCCATTAGCCACAGGTTGGTCGACATGATGCAAGGCGAAATGGACTTGCAGAGTGACTTTGGTGAAGGGTCGACGTTCTATGTTCGGTTGCCGTTGGAACCCGACGGCCAGCTGGAATTGATTCGCCCCAGTCTGGTTGTCCGTCAAGCACCTGAGGAACCGGTCTCCAGAAAGATGCCTCGGCTTTCGGCAAAGGTATTGGTGGTCGATGATCGACGTGACATCCGACACATCAGCCAGCACTTTTTGGAAAAAGCTGGTGCCAATGTCGTAACGGCGGAAGACGGCGGTGAAGCCATCCGTGTCGTTAGTGACATGTTAGGGCAAGGTGATATGTTTGACTTGATCGTCATGGACATGCAAATGCCCAATGTCGATGGACTCGAGGCGACCGCGCGTCTGCGTTCGATGGGCGTTGATTGGCCGATCATCGCATTGACCGCCGACGCGATGAAAGGCGACCGGCAACGTTGTCTTAATGCGGGTTGCGACGACTATTTGTCAAAACCTATCGACCACGCCAAGCTTGTCGCGATGGCGGTCAGGTACACTCAGGAACTGGATCGCGAAACGCTACGAATGCGACGGAAAGATCGTGCCGATCAGTTAAAAGATGAACTTGATGATCGCGTTTAG
- a CDS encoding potassium channel family protein translates to MSGSSSIQKMRLGMLVLIGTCVMAVIGYTLAGWTVLDSVYMVAITVFGVGYGEVRPIDDPGLKLFTLLVVVTGCSSGIYVLGGFVQMIAEGEIQRALGARRMSRGIEQTSNHAIICGYGRVGQTLVAELRPSGIPMVVVDRDPDRLLDAERNGVYVIVGDASDETVLKRAGIERASVLATVLNGDAHNVFVTLTARELNDSIQIIARGESEATERKLLRSGADRVVLPTMIGATKIANLISCPSVESLVGDAKAFARMNQDLDVFGLGMLEIPIKENSALAGASIKEIELTGDGGNVVVALCRINGDVLRNPKHTDQVHAGDRLIVLSHKEDLPAVTRKASQQGGTMVYRGTKYSS, encoded by the coding sequence ATGTCTGGATCGAGTTCGATTCAAAAAATGCGTCTGGGCATGCTTGTCCTCATCGGCACGTGTGTCATGGCTGTCATTGGCTACACGCTTGCCGGTTGGACCGTACTCGATTCTGTGTACATGGTCGCGATCACCGTGTTCGGCGTTGGCTATGGTGAAGTGCGTCCGATCGATGATCCGGGACTAAAGCTATTCACGTTGCTGGTAGTCGTGACCGGTTGCAGTTCCGGGATTTATGTTCTTGGCGGCTTCGTTCAGATGATCGCCGAAGGGGAGATTCAACGTGCCTTGGGAGCCCGCCGAATGAGCCGTGGAATTGAACAGACCAGCAACCATGCGATCATTTGTGGCTACGGACGTGTCGGCCAGACTTTGGTTGCCGAACTTCGGCCTTCAGGCATCCCGATGGTTGTTGTCGATCGTGATCCCGATCGCTTGTTGGATGCCGAACGGAACGGAGTCTATGTGATTGTCGGCGATGCCTCCGATGAGACCGTTTTAAAGCGTGCCGGTATCGAACGGGCAAGTGTGCTTGCCACGGTACTCAATGGTGATGCTCACAACGTTTTTGTCACGCTGACCGCACGTGAATTGAACGATTCGATTCAGATCATCGCCCGCGGGGAATCAGAAGCAACCGAGCGAAAACTTCTGCGCAGCGGTGCCGACCGAGTTGTCTTGCCGACGATGATTGGTGCAACAAAAATCGCCAATCTGATTTCCTGCCCAAGTGTGGAATCGCTTGTCGGGGATGCGAAAGCCTTCGCCCGAATGAACCAAGACCTTGATGTGTTTGGTCTGGGAATGTTGGAAATACCGATCAAAGAAAATTCGGCATTGGCAGGTGCCAGCATTAAAGAAATTGAATTGACCGGCGATGGCGGCAATGTCGTTGTAGCGCTCTGTCGCATTAACGGTGACGTCTTGCGAAACCCCAAACACACCGACCAAGTCCACGCGGGCGACCGACTGATCGTGCTCTCGCACAAAGAGGACCTCCCCGCTGTGACTCGCAAGGCGTCACAGCAGGGCGGAACGATGGTTTACCGCGGTACGAAATACTCATCGTGA
- a CDS encoding DUF1559 domain-containing protein, which yields MRKNLSRRGFTLVELLVVIAIIGILVGLLLPAVQAAREAARRMSCSNNFKQIGLAIHNYHSNYKMLPANRGGTARVHGNNAPQSREARPIGGSYGGNNLHNLSAQVQLCPFFEQQGLWDQISNPFRVREPASAANQYEFSEMGPNADISLAQHAQFQYDPWLTEVPMLRCPSDPGQGLPAQSRVNYGVCLGDALQFQNTGGRNQDGSFNNTAHTRAKSTCRGMFFPRIYTRFRDVLDGLSNTIMAGEMNTNLGDRHVTTQSVDEGNLARLMGNPSLCTEDVDPERPRFWDPNNATFTGGNQNQRGFKWSSGYCVHTGMTTVLPPNSPVCSSGPGTWRPGIYSASSRHQGGAHILLGDGAVIFITDSIEAGNPAAGMVIWNGTAERSPGMPSPYGLWGALGTRANREIIDEAIGQ from the coding sequence ATGCGCAAGAACCTTTCTCGACGCGGCTTCACGCTTGTGGAGCTTTTGGTCGTCATCGCAATTATTGGTATCCTCGTCGGCCTATTGCTGCCAGCAGTTCAAGCCGCTCGCGAAGCAGCGAGGCGAATGAGTTGCAGCAATAATTTCAAACAAATCGGCTTGGCGATTCACAACTACCACTCAAACTACAAGATGTTGCCCGCCAATCGTGGTGGCACAGCCAGGGTTCACGGCAACAACGCCCCACAATCAAGAGAAGCTCGCCCGATCGGCGGTTCTTATGGCGGCAATAACCTTCACAACCTAAGTGCCCAAGTTCAACTGTGTCCGTTCTTTGAACAGCAGGGTCTCTGGGATCAAATCAGCAACCCATTCCGCGTTCGCGAACCTGCATCAGCGGCAAACCAATACGAGTTCAGCGAGATGGGGCCGAATGCGGATATCTCGTTAGCACAACATGCTCAATTTCAATACGACCCTTGGTTGACCGAAGTCCCGATGCTGCGTTGCCCCAGTGATCCTGGGCAGGGTTTGCCCGCGCAGTCACGCGTCAACTATGGCGTCTGCCTTGGTGACGCATTGCAGTTTCAGAATACGGGCGGAAGAAACCAAGATGGCTCGTTCAACAACACGGCACACACACGTGCCAAGTCCACTTGTCGCGGAATGTTTTTCCCTCGCATCTACACGCGATTCCGCGATGTCCTTGATGGTTTATCCAATACGATCATGGCCGGCGAAATGAATACCAATTTGGGTGACCGCCACGTCACGACCCAGTCGGTAGACGAAGGCAACCTGGCTCGATTGATGGGCAACCCATCACTCTGCACCGAAGACGTTGATCCCGAACGCCCACGGTTTTGGGATCCAAACAATGCGACTTTCACAGGTGGAAACCAGAATCAACGTGGTTTCAAATGGTCCAGCGGATACTGCGTCCACACCGGAATGACCACGGTGCTGCCGCCCAATAGCCCCGTGTGCAGTAGCGGACCAGGTACTTGGCGTCCTGGCATTTACAGTGCCAGCAGCCGTCACCAAGGCGGAGCCCATATCCTGCTGGGTGATGGGGCAGTCATTTTCATCACTGACTCGATCGAAGCGGGCAACCCGGCAGCCGGGATGGTGATTTGGAACGGGACTGCCGAACGTTCACCCGGTATGCCCAGCCCCTACGGTCTCTGGGGAGCTTTAGGCACACGTGCGAATCGAGAAATCATTGATGAAGCGATCGGTCAATAG
- a CDS encoding tetratricopeptide repeat protein, with product MEQYDSLINRAQLLLTQNRYDLADETLRKAIGLEPNRGDAYIMLSLVKCSQESYREANELAERSIALAPDNPNSYYALASVLYHRDKFAEAAKAIDSAIRLDPTDPNYHGLSAHIALQQYRWQDAVDAAEMGLQFDPDHQNCNNTRAIALTKLGRRDEAGIAIDSVLAKNPENSTTHANSGWTKLHAGKADEAAEHFKEALRLDPNNEWARSGIVESLKAKNFIYRQFLRYILWVSRFPPKVQMIAFIGIIVVLQIMVRMPEGGLLQTIGLWLALAYMCFVGSLWLASPLFDLLLRFSRYGRMVLTDAQKADTNYLVIAATAVAILISGPLLTRLRLNDLIYYAVLLLPVAVCLNTSRDAKRKQAAAAVVAIFVIAGIYWYRFYINTGIDGLTTIRDVVDYVVQISLAEPDDAGEKAKVEQRVLEITAYFQAQNRLHDFFFWPAVAMTWISDYFHRRNR from the coding sequence ATGGAACAGTACGACTCCCTGATCAATCGTGCGCAATTATTGCTGACGCAAAATCGATACGACTTGGCCGACGAAACGCTTCGGAAAGCAATCGGGCTGGAACCCAATCGTGGTGATGCCTACATCATGCTTTCGCTGGTCAAGTGCAGCCAAGAATCCTATCGCGAAGCAAACGAACTGGCTGAACGCAGCATCGCGCTCGCACCTGACAATCCAAATTCCTATTACGCGCTCGCATCGGTTCTGTACCACCGAGACAAGTTTGCTGAAGCCGCGAAAGCCATCGATTCGGCAATCCGCCTGGACCCCACCGACCCGAACTATCACGGACTATCAGCCCACATCGCGCTCCAACAATACCGTTGGCAAGACGCTGTCGATGCGGCAGAGATGGGGCTGCAGTTCGACCCGGATCATCAGAACTGCAATAACACTCGAGCGATCGCGCTTACAAAATTAGGGCGACGCGACGAAGCCGGTATCGCGATCGACTCTGTACTCGCCAAGAATCCCGAAAACTCGACCACACATGCCAACAGTGGTTGGACCAAGCTACATGCTGGCAAAGCAGATGAGGCAGCCGAGCATTTCAAAGAAGCGTTACGCTTAGACCCCAACAACGAATGGGCACGCAGCGGAATTGTTGAATCGCTCAAGGCCAAGAACTTTATTTACAGGCAGTTCCTTCGCTACATCTTGTGGGTGTCGAGATTTCCGCCGAAAGTTCAGATGATCGCGTTCATCGGTATCATCGTCGTCCTTCAAATCATGGTCCGAATGCCTGAAGGCGGCCTGCTGCAAACGATCGGTCTGTGGCTCGCACTCGCCTACATGTGCTTTGTCGGAAGCCTTTGGCTGGCCAGCCCTCTGTTTGATCTCCTGCTTCGCTTCAGCCGCTATGGCCGGATGGTGCTTACCGATGCTCAAAAGGCAGATACAAACTACTTGGTGATCGCCGCGACGGCGGTTGCGATTTTGATATCGGGGCCGCTACTGACAAGACTTCGGCTGAACGATTTGATTTACTATGCCGTTCTGTTGCTGCCAGTTGCGGTCTGCCTGAACACGTCGCGGGATGCAAAACGCAAACAGGCGGCTGCAGCAGTCGTCGCCATCTTTGTGATCGCGGGGATCTACTGGTACCGGTTCTATATCAACACGGGTATCGATGGCCTGACGACGATCCGAGACGTGGTTGACTATGTCGTGCAGATCTCGTTAGCTGAACCTGACGACGCCGGTGAGAAAGCCAAAGTTGAACAGAGGGTTCTAGAAATTACAGCTTACTTCCAAGCACAAAATCGCTTGCACGATTTTTTCTTCTGGCCTGCGGTCGCAATGACATGGATTTCAGATTACTTCCATCGTCGCAATCGCTAG
- a CDS encoding ATP-binding protein — translation MSDQKTIESLRLALEVSPENVPLRLHLSEILAGLRQYDDAETILRTGMAKQPNDNDLKLALANVFYLQKKDNEAIVLLETIGKKEKQYAESMLLQAKLLARSGDSRQAANAYRTAIDEDPELADEALSEELGVFPSPDWGSPDPASKPWRQAEPAGDQQASTQSSFELERPDVSFDNVGGMESIKEEIRMKIIHPLTHPEIYKAYGKSIGGGILMYGPPGCGKTHLARATAGQVNAKFLSVGIHQILDMWIGNSEKQLHALFDQARRNAPCVLFFDEVDALGASRTDMKTSGSRHLINQFLSELDGVNSSNEGVLILAATNAPWHLDSAFRRPGRFDRVLFVPPPDRTARSAIIEIMLSGKPIDKVSYDSLAKKAEGFSGADLKAVIDVAIEAKLTEAMKAGIPQPLTTKDLQQAMSKVKPSTAEWFSTAKNYALFSNQGGAYDDILDYLKLR, via the coding sequence ATGAGTGACCAAAAGACGATCGAGAGCTTACGATTAGCTTTGGAAGTTTCGCCGGAGAACGTGCCACTGCGATTGCATCTATCTGAAATCCTTGCCGGGTTGCGTCAGTACGATGACGCCGAAACGATCCTACGGACAGGGATGGCCAAGCAGCCGAACGACAACGACCTGAAGCTCGCCCTCGCAAACGTCTTCTATCTGCAAAAGAAAGACAATGAGGCGATCGTGCTGCTCGAAACGATCGGCAAGAAGGAAAAGCAATATGCCGAATCGATGCTACTGCAAGCGAAACTATTAGCTCGCAGTGGTGATAGTCGACAGGCAGCGAATGCCTATCGAACAGCGATCGACGAGGATCCCGAGCTTGCCGACGAAGCGCTGAGCGAAGAACTCGGCGTTTTCCCTTCGCCAGACTGGGGCTCCCCTGATCCCGCATCAAAACCTTGGCGGCAGGCAGAACCCGCCGGTGACCAGCAGGCCTCGACACAATCAAGTTTCGAACTTGAACGGCCAGACGTTTCGTTTGATAACGTTGGCGGTATGGAATCGATCAAAGAAGAAATACGGATGAAGATCATTCATCCGCTAACGCATCCGGAGATCTACAAGGCTTACGGAAAATCGATCGGTGGCGGAATCCTGATGTACGGCCCGCCCGGATGTGGCAAAACGCATCTCGCCCGAGCAACTGCCGGACAGGTCAACGCTAAATTTCTATCTGTCGGCATCCATCAAATCTTGGACATGTGGATCGGCAACAGTGAAAAGCAACTTCATGCGTTGTTCGACCAAGCCCGCAGGAACGCCCCTTGCGTACTTTTCTTCGATGAAGTCGATGCGTTAGGTGCTTCACGAACGGACATGAAAACCAGTGGCAGCCGACACTTGATCAATCAGTTTCTGTCCGAGCTTGATGGGGTGAACTCATCCAACGAGGGCGTTTTAATTCTGGCTGCGACAAACGCGCCTTGGCATTTAGATTCCGCGTTCCGGCGCCCGGGACGATTCGACCGAGTGCTATTCGTGCCGCCTCCGGATCGGACCGCGCGCTCGGCGATCATCGAGATCATGCTAAGCGGCAAGCCTATTGATAAAGTCTCCTATGATTCGTTGGCGAAGAAAGCAGAAGGCTTCAGCGGCGCCGATCTGAAAGCCGTCATCGACGTGGCGATCGAGGCCAAATTGACCGAAGCCATGAAAGCAGGTATCCCCCAACCACTAACAACCAAGGATCTACAGCAAGCGATGTCTAAAGTGAAGCCATCGACAGCCGAATGGTTCTCCACCGCCAAAAACTATGCCTTATTCTCCAACCAAGGCGGTGCGTACGACGACATTTTGGATTACCTGAAGCTGCGATAG
- a CDS encoding PDZ domain-containing protein — MKLRSKLAAVGASVALLAPAVQAQNIGGAISNAVQDRLSPGNPITNGTPVENGIRRATGSVLNGSNLNQAVRDGINETARSVEQRAYTNGGIQADGSIRATNQAYVNGQSRSMYQGNDGRWFYLNSNGQAVYTNAPMHSSSQQYDNRTSGHAQYYGHQNNYSTNGNVAYQSQQRGRLGASIEETDQGVRVTSVSQGSAAERAGLRTGDMIITANGQKIESPTALGQRIADADANSQMTFVVKRDGREQELQASLGAKVSSEGENWNGSGQMHSQAALSTRVNQLEQELNRLRTNIDTLRRDIDAGAENAMTAAEQTTDAVSNEAQETAEDVTATASNAANEASETANEAADTVEETAKSTTETVRNTTDKAVNKASDAAKKAGNSVENATKSVSESLGFDQ, encoded by the coding sequence ATGAAATTGCGAAGTAAACTGGCTGCAGTCGGTGCGAGTGTTGCCCTTTTGGCCCCCGCCGTTCAAGCACAAAATATTGGTGGTGCGATTTCCAACGCGGTCCAAGATCGACTGAGTCCTGGCAATCCAATCACAAACGGAACTCCCGTCGAAAACGGAATCCGTCGAGCGACCGGCAGCGTCCTCAATGGCAGCAACTTAAATCAAGCCGTTCGCGACGGCATCAATGAAACAGCTCGCTCAGTCGAGCAGCGTGCATACACGAACGGCGGTATCCAAGCGGATGGATCGATTCGTGCTACCAATCAAGCGTACGTGAATGGCCAAAGTCGTTCGATGTATCAAGGCAACGACGGTCGCTGGTTCTACCTGAATAGCAACGGCCAAGCTGTCTACACCAATGCACCAATGCACTCGAGCAGTCAGCAGTACGACAATCGTACTAGCGGACATGCACAATACTACGGTCACCAGAACAACTATTCGACCAATGGTAACGTTGCCTACCAAAGCCAGCAGCGTGGCCGCCTAGGTGCCTCGATCGAAGAAACCGATCAGGGCGTACGTGTCACTAGCGTTTCGCAAGGCAGTGCCGCCGAGCGAGCAGGCTTGCGAACGGGCGACATGATTATCACCGCCAATGGGCAGAAGATTGAATCGCCAACGGCACTTGGCCAGCGTATCGCTGACGCCGATGCCAACTCGCAAATGACGTTCGTCGTCAAACGCGATGGACGTGAGCAAGAACTGCAAGCGTCGCTTGGCGCGAAGGTCAGCAGCGAAGGTGAAAACTGGAACGGCAGCGGCCAAATGCACAGTCAGGCTGCACTTAGCACTCGGGTGAATCAACTTGAGCAAGAGCTAAACCGTCTGCGTACGAACATCGATACCTTGCGACGCGACATTGATGCCGGTGCTGAAAACGCGATGACTGCTGCGGAACAAACCACCGATGCTGTCAGCAACGAAGCGCAGGAAACCGCCGAAGATGTCACTGCAACCGCATCGAACGCTGCCAATGAAGCGAGTGAAACGGCGAATGAAGCTGCCGATACTGTTGAGGAGACTGCAAAGTCGACTACAGAAACGGTTCGCAACACCACCGATAAAGCTGTAAACAAGGCTTCGGATGCGGCAAAGAAGGCTGGAAACTCAGTCGAAAACGCAACCAAATCTGTTAGTGAGTCGCTTGGCTTTGATCAGTAA